Proteins from one Pontibacter korlensis genomic window:
- a CDS encoding DUF4153 domain-containing protein, translated as MRVDILSNINNPGQLERLYRANKANFKQEFSSVYPQLSGNILADFWYERLNYESDAISWGSRKELLFIAIASLLAGLIAKLPAMFPISEDFFYPRNIGFIVFPFLAAYFAWKNKLPTDKQGLLTGALVVCLIYINSLPNNNTSDTLLLACIHLPLLLWVILGISFAGDELSNYKKRLGFLQFNGDLAVMSAMFVIAGVIMTGITIGLFALIGFHIEEFYFEYVVAFGLPAVPIVATYLTQTNPHLVNKVSPVIAKLFSPLVLVMLIIYLGAIVYSGKDPYNDREFLLLYNVLLIGVMALIFFSVAESSTKAKDTIGVWVLLLLSVVTVVVNSIALSAISFRISEWGITPNRLAVLGGNVLMLIHLLIVTVMLFKTTKKAAITEVGRSIVLYIPVYFVWAAVVVFLFPLLFGFR; from the coding sequence ATGCGAGTCGACATACTTTCGAACATAAACAACCCTGGGCAACTTGAGAGGTTGTACCGGGCAAATAAGGCTAACTTCAAACAGGAATTCAGCAGCGTGTATCCTCAGCTTAGCGGAAATATACTCGCTGACTTTTGGTACGAAAGGCTTAACTACGAATCTGATGCTATCTCCTGGGGATCCAGAAAAGAGCTTCTGTTTATTGCAATCGCATCTTTGTTGGCTGGATTGATTGCAAAGTTACCCGCTATGTTCCCTATTAGCGAAGACTTCTTTTATCCGCGCAATATCGGTTTCATCGTGTTCCCATTCTTAGCAGCATATTTCGCCTGGAAAAACAAATTGCCAACTGACAAGCAAGGTCTTCTTACTGGAGCCTTAGTTGTTTGCCTGATCTATATCAACTCGCTGCCAAACAATAATACAAGTGATACCCTCCTGTTGGCATGCATTCACCTGCCACTACTGCTGTGGGTTATACTCGGAATTTCTTTTGCGGGTGATGAACTCAGCAACTATAAAAAGCGCCTCGGCTTTTTACAATTCAATGGCGACCTGGCGGTAATGTCTGCCATGTTTGTAATTGCCGGAGTAATAATGACAGGTATCACTATCGGGCTATTTGCATTGATCGGTTTTCACATTGAGGAGTTTTATTTTGAGTATGTAGTGGCTTTCGGGCTACCTGCCGTGCCTATCGTAGCAACTTATCTTACACAAACTAATCCGCATCTGGTAAATAAAGTATCGCCGGTTATTGCTAAACTATTCAGCCCGCTGGTTTTGGTAATGCTTATTATCTACCTGGGTGCCATTGTTTACTCCGGCAAAGACCCCTACAACGACAGAGAATTCCTGTTACTTTATAACGTGCTTTTGATCGGGGTTATGGCCTTGATTTTCTTTTCCGTTGCCGAAAGTTCTACCAAAGCAAAGGATACGATAGGAGTTTGGGTACTGCTATTACTTTCTGTAGTTACAGTGGTAGTAAACAGTATTGCGCTTTCGGCAATCTCATTTAGAATTTCCGAGTGGGGTATCACACCCAACAGATTGGCTGTGCTTGGCGGCAATGTCCTGATGCTGATTCATCTCCTGATTGTGACTGTGATGTTATTTAAAACAACAAAGAAAGCTGCTATAACCGAAGTAGGTCGATCCATCGTGCTTTACATTCCTGTATACTTCGTCTGGGCAGCTGTGGTGGTTTTTCTCTTCCCGCTGCTCTTCGGCTTTAGATAA
- a CDS encoding calcium/sodium antiporter, with translation MIDLLLLLAGFVALIFGADKLVDGASSLASRLGVPNIVIGLTIVAFGTSAPELVVNIFAAYSNSTEMVLGNVLGSNIFNVLGILGISALIYPLAVKNNTTWLEVPLSLLAAVAVLVFASDTLLDSAASNIISRADGITLLLFFCIFLVYNITLAVGSKNEEETPTEHYSYTKAILFIVLGLAGLVIGGRLIVTSAVSIAQLLGLSERVIGLTVVSIGTSLPELATSVVAVRKRNVDIAIGNVVGSNLFNIFFILGLSTVVTPLAVNPGSLTDMLVNVVSGLLLFIFIFTGRGRQLARWEGGVFLALYVAYLVLLISQ, from the coding sequence ATGATAGATTTACTTTTACTCTTAGCTGGCTTTGTTGCCCTCATTTTTGGTGCTGATAAACTGGTAGATGGTGCCTCCAGCCTTGCCTCAAGACTAGGTGTGCCTAACATAGTTATTGGCTTAACAATAGTTGCTTTTGGCACTTCAGCCCCTGAGTTGGTCGTCAATATTTTTGCCGCTTATAGCAACAGCACCGAAATGGTGCTTGGAAACGTGCTAGGCAGTAACATTTTCAATGTATTAGGTATACTTGGTATTTCTGCCTTGATTTACCCGCTAGCTGTAAAGAACAACACTACTTGGCTAGAGGTGCCGTTAAGTCTGTTAGCAGCAGTAGCGGTACTTGTTTTTGCCAGCGACACATTGTTAGACAGCGCAGCCAGCAACATCATATCCAGAGCAGATGGTATTACCTTGTTACTGTTCTTCTGCATCTTCTTGGTTTATAACATTACACTGGCAGTTGGTAGCAAAAATGAGGAAGAGACGCCTACAGAGCATTACTCCTATACTAAAGCCATTCTTTTCATTGTACTTGGTCTTGCGGGTCTTGTAATTGGCGGTAGGCTGATTGTTACAAGTGCCGTAAGTATAGCCCAGTTGCTGGGTCTGTCGGAGCGCGTGATTGGTTTAACTGTCGTTTCTATCGGCACTTCTCTGCCAGAGCTGGCAACCTCTGTGGTGGCAGTTCGGAAGCGGAACGTAGATATAGCCATTGGCAACGTAGTAGGCTCAAACCTCTTCAACATCTTCTTTATTCTAGGCTTATCAACTGTCGTTACTCCGCTAGCTGTAAACCCAGGTTCACTTACAGATATGCTTGTTAACGTTGTCTCAGGTCTGCTGCTCTTCATCTTTATCTTCACAGGCAGAGGCAGGCAGTTGGCGCGCTGGGAAGGTGGCGTGTTTCTGGCCCTATATGTTGCTTACTTAGTCCTGTTGATTTCACAATAA
- a CDS encoding amino acid permease has protein sequence MNRNNQLSQKLGLRLVIVVVIGNIIGSGVYKKVAPMAAELQSPGWVLICWILGGIITLFGALSNAEVAGLLADTGGEYAYYKKIYNRFFAFIFGWSLFTVIQTAAISSLAYVFAQSLHSILPLPQLATALADFSIGGVFYPFADLSVKLTAITLIVLD, from the coding sequence ATGAACAGGAACAACCAACTCAGTCAAAAGCTGGGCCTGCGCCTGGTCATAGTGGTCGTGATAGGTAACATCATTGGGTCCGGGGTATACAAAAAAGTGGCTCCGATGGCAGCTGAGCTGCAGTCGCCGGGGTGGGTTCTGATTTGCTGGATCCTTGGTGGCATCATAACCTTGTTTGGGGCACTTAGTAATGCCGAGGTTGCTGGCTTGCTGGCAGACACAGGAGGTGAATATGCCTACTACAAAAAGATATACAACCGTTTTTTTGCTTTCATTTTCGGTTGGTCTTTGTTCACGGTTATACAGACAGCAGCCATTTCCTCACTGGCTTATGTTTTCGCACAGTCTCTCCACAGCATACTCCCCCTCCCCCAGCTAGCTACCGCATTGGCTGATTTCTCCATTGGTGGCGTTTTTTATCCCTTTGCGGATCTTAGTGTGAAGCTAACTGCTATAACGCTGATTGTCCTGGATTAA
- a CDS encoding APC family permease produces MSWINTNGIKSGAWLSTAILLLVFAGVAVIVVFGLGSTQAEPVRSFDLTPSSETTVTFRAVFAAMLSAFWAYQGWAAIGYVGGEIKYAKHNIPKGITIGVLTVVAIYLLVNMTYLSLLPIGILEQVHLAGNKIAAIEAVKSFWGYGGAVFISLLILVTTLGCTNATILASCRTYFAMAREGLFFPKAAELNKAQVPANSLLYQGIWACLLVLSGTFDQLTDMIIFAVFIFYGATTLGVFILRVKMPDAPRPYKVWGYPVVPAIMVVFCAALFFNTIFVRPREAAIGMTLMLTGILMYWWFIRKQRQREAHPVNKKVIS; encoded by the coding sequence TTGTCCTGGATTAATACGAACGGGATAAAGTCAGGAGCTTGGTTAAGCACGGCTATACTCCTGCTAGTATTTGCAGGCGTTGCCGTGATAGTGGTCTTTGGCCTTGGCAGCACGCAGGCAGAGCCTGTGAGAAGTTTTGATCTTACTCCAAGTTCTGAAACCACGGTAACCTTTCGTGCAGTGTTTGCGGCTATGCTGTCTGCATTCTGGGCATATCAGGGTTGGGCAGCCATTGGCTATGTGGGCGGTGAAATTAAATACGCCAAACATAATATCCCCAAAGGAATTACCATTGGAGTACTTACTGTAGTGGCCATTTACCTCCTGGTAAATATGACATACCTTTCTTTGCTACCTATTGGGATACTTGAGCAGGTACACCTAGCGGGCAATAAGATTGCTGCGATAGAGGCAGTCAAAAGTTTCTGGGGCTACGGAGGTGCTGTGTTCATTTCCCTGCTGATTCTGGTTACGACCTTGGGCTGCACCAATGCCACCATACTGGCAAGTTGCCGAACCTATTTTGCAATGGCACGGGAAGGCCTCTTCTTTCCCAAAGCCGCAGAGCTGAACAAGGCACAGGTACCTGCCAACTCTCTCTTGTACCAAGGCATTTGGGCATGCTTGTTAGTATTATCCGGCACCTTCGACCAGCTAACGGATATGATCATTTTTGCCGTTTTCATCTTCTACGGTGCTACCACCCTTGGTGTATTCATTTTAAGAGTAAAGATGCCTGATGCTCCCCGCCCATATAAAGTGTGGGGTTATCCGGTAGTACCAGCTATAATGGTTGTTTTCTGCGCTGCACTTTTTTTCAATACAATTTTTGTACGCCCTCGTGAGGCTGCCATTGGTATGACACTTATGCTCACCGGTATTCTTATGTATTGGTGGTTTATCAGAAAACAGCGCCAGCGTGAGGCACACCCCGTCAATAAAAAAGTAATTTCCTGA
- a CDS encoding alpha-amylase family glycosyl hydrolase: MKTFTLRLNLILSFLLLATLAVAQDVYHSVGIIGTATTKAWDASTPMKLANSSDLHQWTITLNLNQGELKFRANDSWDVNWGGDQFPTGTGVRNGANIQVPTTSYYTITFNDVTGDYHFEALSPPTYSTIGLIGDATPSGWEADTPMESVPGDPHSWVIEHVTLSEGEVKFRAENAWNVSWGGSSFPKGTGSQDGWNISVAPGEYKVTFNDVTGEYFFQNLNPIAYETVGIIGTATAKGWEGSTPMQLVAEGDPNNWVLTTFLNSGELKFRANDDWTVNWGGNSFPVGDATQNGPNLQVPESGYYTIHFDDITGAYRFTKLNSATYASVSIIGSATASGWEKSTPMVQGEDGHSWTLENAELSGGYVKFRANDNWDVNWGGTEFPEGVAVQGGPDIPVTGGIYNITFNDVTRAYMFEVVGAPTGGIVEMSPAMPTADEPVTIIYDASKGASGLRNAEKVYMHSGVVLSGPEGTGWSNVVGNWGQDDGLGEMTPVDGEENKWQITLPSVREYYKVEGGVPVFRLGMVFRSADGTQTGKSETDGDIFVTINPGDYVRFTAPTASEVFGLSGEKILLSAEASDVASTITLEINDGSGYKSVAQSSNSQTISYNYTFGTTNTLQLRVTAQLEDKTVASEKSLTIWLREPNTIAALPEGMRNGINYHAKDPSKATLVLLAPKKDFAYVVGDFNDWQISNNYLMNQTPDGEYFWLELNNLETQKEYVYQYWVDGVIKIGDPYADKVADPYNDQYIPADVYPNPVAYDRTQDGIATLLQTGQESYQWKFPEVVGGRPANEDLVVYELLVRDFLESHSYKDLTDTLSYLKRLGVNAIELMPVMEFEGNESWGYNPSYLFAPDKYYGTKNDLKAFIDKAHELGMVVLLDMVLNHQFGQSPMVRMYFDETNARPSAESPWFNQQATHPFNVGYDFNHESAYTKKYVDDVNRYWIEEFKFDGYRFDLSKGFTQRNNPDDVGAWSAYDQSRIDILKRMADKIWETDASAYVILEHLGANDEEKVLADYGMMLWGNLNHPYNDVINGRTGTDLNWSLSSARGWEQKNLISYMESHDEERLMVRAKNKGMSSGDYNIKDVTTALERIKLASAFYYPLPGPKMLWQFGELGYDFPIDYNGRTGNKPIPWGDTDGLNYHEQEERVKLYKAKAAIINLVNEYSHVFEEGNFSWTPSGQMRKISISHPEMNVTIVGNFGVSEGSINPALQHTGTWYDFFSGQSFTVNSTEGNLVLAPGEFHILVDQVVQFPEPGLLKTPLVYIEKPTELLVQLEELSYAKLTWVDNAAGETGFVMERKSEEQQHFEVVAALGANAREYIDAQTVDGVTYQYRVKAVSNTKANSDWSSTAEINLPLLAPAGLTAATADMRSIALSWEDRSGNETAFVVERAVQHGSNLSTFGTIAELAANATAYTDTQVRPGMLYHYRIMAKDTDEVSGYSNQVSIRPADVPAAIRQAQLAQSVSVYPNPASDMLTISTSMQLTEAVKFQVVSMQGVVLKSFELNPGMEKGVQLDVSQWKEGIYALQVSYQGTVIRQQLMIKR, encoded by the coding sequence ATGAAAACCTTTACGCTCAGGCTCAATCTTATATTGAGCTTTTTGCTCCTGGCAACATTGGCAGTGGCTCAGGATGTCTACCATAGCGTAGGCATTATTGGTACAGCCACAACCAAAGCTTGGGATGCTTCTACACCCATGAAGCTGGCTAATTCCAGCGATCTCCACCAATGGACCATCACGCTAAACTTAAACCAGGGCGAACTTAAGTTTCGTGCCAACGATAGCTGGGATGTGAACTGGGGAGGTGATCAATTTCCTACTGGTACTGGCGTCCGTAATGGAGCTAATATTCAGGTGCCGACAACCAGCTACTACACCATTACTTTTAACGATGTAACTGGAGATTATCATTTTGAAGCCCTAAGTCCACCTACTTATTCTACCATTGGGCTAATTGGTGATGCCACACCTTCCGGTTGGGAGGCAGACACACCAATGGAGTCCGTTCCAGGTGATCCTCATAGTTGGGTGATAGAGCATGTTACACTAAGTGAAGGAGAGGTAAAATTTAGAGCAGAAAATGCCTGGAACGTTAGCTGGGGAGGTAGCAGTTTTCCCAAAGGCACTGGTTCCCAGGATGGCTGGAACATTTCTGTAGCACCCGGAGAGTATAAAGTAACTTTTAATGATGTAACTGGCGAGTATTTCTTTCAGAACCTGAACCCTATAGCCTATGAAACAGTGGGCATTATAGGTACTGCTACAGCAAAAGGTTGGGAAGGTTCAACGCCGATGCAGCTTGTGGCAGAGGGCGATCCTAATAACTGGGTGCTGACAACTTTCCTGAATTCTGGAGAGCTGAAATTTCGCGCAAATGATGATTGGACTGTAAACTGGGGAGGTAACAGCTTTCCTGTTGGGGATGCCACACAAAACGGACCTAACCTGCAAGTTCCGGAAAGTGGCTATTATACCATTCACTTCGATGATATTACTGGAGCCTATCGCTTCACAAAACTTAACTCTGCAACTTACGCTTCTGTTAGTATTATAGGCAGTGCTACTGCTAGCGGCTGGGAAAAGTCTACACCTATGGTGCAGGGAGAAGACGGCCATAGCTGGACCTTGGAAAATGCAGAGCTATCAGGCGGGTATGTAAAGTTCAGAGCTAACGACAATTGGGACGTTAACTGGGGCGGAACCGAGTTTCCTGAAGGCGTAGCCGTACAGGGAGGCCCGGATATTCCGGTAACAGGAGGCATATACAACATCACTTTTAACGATGTAACAAGAGCCTACATGTTTGAAGTTGTTGGTGCGCCTACCGGAGGTATCGTGGAGATGAGTCCGGCAATGCCAACTGCTGATGAGCCTGTCACCATTATTTATGATGCCAGCAAAGGTGCTTCAGGCTTACGAAATGCTGAGAAAGTATATATGCACTCAGGCGTAGTACTGTCAGGGCCTGAAGGTACTGGCTGGAGCAATGTTGTCGGTAATTGGGGGCAGGACGACGGCTTGGGCGAAATGACTCCAGTAGATGGAGAAGAGAACAAATGGCAGATTACACTGCCAAGCGTGCGTGAGTACTATAAGGTTGAAGGAGGAGTACCGGTTTTCCGGTTAGGAATGGTGTTCCGCAGCGCTGATGGTACGCAAACTGGAAAATCTGAGACCGATGGCGATATTTTTGTAACTATCAATCCTGGAGACTACGTGCGTTTCACCGCTCCAACTGCTTCTGAGGTTTTTGGGCTAAGTGGTGAGAAAATTCTTCTGAGTGCTGAGGCTTCAGACGTTGCCAGTACCATTACGCTGGAGATAAACGATGGCAGTGGCTACAAGTCTGTTGCACAAAGCAGCAACAGCCAAACTATAAGCTATAACTATACTTTTGGTACCACCAATACACTGCAACTGCGGGTAACTGCACAATTGGAGGATAAAACTGTTGCATCAGAGAAAAGCCTTACCATCTGGTTGCGTGAACCAAACACAATTGCTGCCCTTCCGGAAGGCATGCGTAACGGTATAAACTATCATGCCAAGGATCCTAGCAAGGCAACGCTGGTATTATTGGCTCCCAAAAAAGATTTCGCCTATGTAGTAGGGGATTTTAACGACTGGCAGATCAGTAACAACTACCTGATGAACCAAACACCAGATGGCGAATACTTCTGGCTAGAGTTGAATAATCTGGAAACACAAAAGGAATATGTATACCAGTACTGGGTAGATGGTGTCATCAAAATAGGTGACCCTTATGCCGACAAGGTGGCTGATCCTTACAATGACCAGTATATTCCGGCTGATGTGTATCCTAATCCTGTAGCTTATGACAGAACCCAAGATGGTATTGCTACACTGCTACAGACAGGTCAGGAGTCTTACCAGTGGAAGTTTCCTGAAGTAGTTGGCGGTCGCCCGGCTAATGAAGACTTGGTTGTTTACGAGCTACTGGTTCGGGATTTCCTGGAGTCGCATAGCTATAAAGACCTTACAGATACGCTTAGCTACCTGAAGCGCCTGGGGGTAAATGCTATTGAGTTGATGCCTGTTATGGAGTTTGAGGGTAATGAGAGCTGGGGCTATAACCCAAGCTACCTGTTCGCACCTGATAAATACTATGGCACAAAGAACGATTTGAAAGCCTTTATTGATAAGGCGCACGAATTAGGTATGGTCGTGTTGCTGGATATGGTACTTAACCATCAGTTTGGGCAAAGCCCGATGGTGCGAATGTACTTCGACGAGACTAATGCACGCCCTTCGGCAGAAAGCCCTTGGTTTAACCAGCAGGCAACACACCCTTTTAACGTAGGCTACGACTTTAACCACGAAAGTGCATACACGAAGAAGTATGTAGATGATGTGAACCGCTACTGGATAGAGGAGTTCAAATTTGATGGCTACCGCTTTGACCTTTCCAAGGGCTTTACCCAGAGAAATAATCCAGATGATGTTGGTGCCTGGAGTGCCTATGACCAATCGCGCATCGATATACTTAAGCGCATGGCAGACAAAATCTGGGAAACAGATGCCAGTGCCTATGTGATACTGGAGCACTTAGGTGCTAACGACGAAGAGAAGGTGCTGGCCGACTATGGCATGATGCTTTGGGGTAACTTGAATCACCCTTACAACGATGTCATCAATGGCCGAACAGGTACTGACCTTAACTGGTCACTTTCCAGCGCGCGAGGCTGGGAGCAGAAAAACCTGATCTCCTACATGGAAAGCCATGATGAGGAACGCCTGATGGTGCGTGCTAAGAACAAAGGCATGAGCAGCGGTGACTACAACATCAAGGATGTGACAACCGCCCTGGAGCGCATTAAGTTGGCCTCAGCCTTCTACTATCCGCTGCCTGGTCCGAAAATGCTGTGGCAGTTTGGCGAACTTGGCTACGATTTCCCGATTGACTACAATGGCAGAACGGGTAACAAACCTATTCCTTGGGGAGACACAGATGGGCTGAACTACCATGAGCAGGAAGAACGGGTAAAACTTTACAAAGCCAAAGCGGCCATTATCAACCTGGTCAACGAGTATAGCCATGTGTTCGAAGAAGGTAACTTCTCCTGGACCCCGTCCGGGCAGATGCGCAAGATCAGTATCAGCCATCCTGAAATGAACGTTACTATAGTTGGTAACTTTGGGGTAAGCGAAGGAAGTATAAATCCTGCCCTCCAGCACACAGGAACCTGGTACGACTTCTTCTCAGGACAGTCTTTCACTGTTAACTCCACGGAAGGTAATTTAGTCTTAGCGCCAGGTGAATTCCACATACTAGTTGACCAGGTTGTTCAGTTCCCAGAGCCAGGTCTGCTTAAGACTCCGTTGGTTTACATAGAGAAGCCTACAGAGCTGCTTGTGCAACTTGAAGAACTATCTTATGCAAAGCTTACCTGGGTAGATAATGCTGCTGGGGAGACGGGCTTTGTTATGGAGCGCAAGAGCGAAGAGCAGCAACATTTTGAAGTGGTGGCTGCCTTAGGTGCCAATGCAAGAGAGTATATAGATGCACAAACTGTGGATGGCGTAACGTATCAGTACAGAGTTAAAGCCGTCAGCAATACAAAAGCAAACTCTGACTGGAGCAGCACTGCTGAAATCAATTTGCCGCTACTGGCTCCGGCAGGGCTGACAGCAGCTACCGCAGATATGCGCTCTATTGCTTTAAGCTGGGAAGATCGTTCTGGAAATGAAACAGCTTTTGTAGTGGAGAGAGCCGTGCAACATGGCAGCAACCTCAGTACGTTTGGCACGATAGCAGAATTGGCTGCCAACGCCACAGCTTATACCGACACTCAGGTGCGTCCAGGCATGCTCTACCATTACCGTATCATGGCGAAAGACACAGACGAAGTTTCAGGTTATAGTAACCAGGTGAGCATTCGTCCGGCAGACGTGCCTGCTGCGATTCGGCAGGCACAGTTAGCTCAAAGCGTTAGTGTATACCCTAATCCTGCTTCAGATATGTTGACTATCAGTACAAGTATGCAGCTTACAGAAGCGGTGAAGTTTCAGGTAGTAAGTATGCAGGGCGTTGTTCTGAAATCCTTTGAACTGAATCCTGGAATGGAGAAAGGAGTGCAACTGGATGTTAGCCAGTGGAAAGAAGGAATTTACGCGCTACAGGTAAGTTATCAGGGTACTGTTATAAGGCAGCAGCTGATGATTAAGCGGTAG
- a CDS encoding AraC family transcriptional regulator — MKHLGTDRLPIQDLLNQKALTVMPLETYASELSEVPHSHDAYMLMYVQETKGGENLIDFQRYPLQAGRIFLLRPGQAHQRQSRQERGVLVSFSERFLQETGMRAHDTFVIFSSVYQHPYLDLPDKLKTIFEELVNLMVKELQEDQPDMAILSRYLYILLQYLLRECHVQISKITPARHSERLFRLSSLIEEHYREHRSTGFYADALGITPKHLNSLCRQYLQTTVADMQHDRLVVESKRLLFFSSLSVKEIAYQLGFEDASYFVRFFKRMTGLTPSHLRSSGS, encoded by the coding sequence ATGAAGCACTTAGGAACTGATCGGCTCCCCATACAAGACTTACTAAACCAGAAGGCACTTACTGTTATGCCCCTGGAAACCTATGCCAGTGAGTTGTCGGAGGTGCCCCACAGCCACGATGCCTATATGCTGATGTATGTGCAGGAAACAAAGGGAGGAGAAAACCTGATTGATTTTCAGCGGTATCCCCTACAGGCTGGCAGAATCTTCTTACTACGGCCAGGGCAGGCGCACCAGCGGCAATCACGACAGGAAAGGGGCGTATTAGTTTCTTTCTCTGAGCGCTTCTTACAAGAAACAGGTATGCGGGCACACGATACCTTCGTAATCTTCAGCTCCGTATACCAGCACCCCTACCTCGACCTGCCTGATAAGCTGAAAACTATTTTTGAGGAGTTAGTAAACTTAATGGTGAAGGAACTACAGGAAGATCAGCCAGACATGGCTATACTTTCCCGCTACCTTTATATTCTGTTGCAATACTTGCTGAGAGAGTGCCATGTGCAGATAAGTAAGATTACACCTGCGCGCCATAGCGAGCGGTTGTTCCGCCTAAGTAGCCTGATTGAGGAGCATTACCGGGAGCACCGTAGTACAGGTTTTTATGCTGATGCCTTAGGCATAACCCCCAAGCACCTGAACAGTCTCTGCAGGCAATACCTGCAAACAACCGTGGCAGACATGCAGCACGACCGGCTAGTGGTGGAAAGTAAGCGACTGCTGTTCTTCAGCAGTTTGTCTGTTAAAGAGATTGCCTATCAGCTGGGTTTTGAAGATGCCTCCTACTTTGTGCGTTTCTTTAAACGTATGACCGGTCTTACGCCATCACATTTAAGAAGCAGTGGTTCTTAA
- a CDS encoding multidrug resistance efflux transporter family protein has translation MQNNSNNLKAISLGVVACLFFSSTYILNSFLSAKGGHWAWTTGLRSFFLMLMLMALLAAKGQLVHLLKAIRQNLQVWLVWGSIAFGLAYYFLTYAASFGPGWLVAGVFQFTIVAGILLSPFLYKDHRAKIPMKALLLSMLIMVGIACMQWSQKNGSYTSQQLWACVSLVMLAAFVWPLANRKLLLHAEESGHNLTAIQRVAGTAIGSLPVQLIMMLYGYSQSGIPGQEQLLAVLTISLSSGLVGCILFFKAMHLARHDAASLAAVEATQSIEILATVVGEVLLLGIAWPNMTGNIGMVLIIFGLVLYSMPARRKTLQIPRPLA, from the coding sequence ATGCAAAACAACAGCAACAACCTGAAAGCCATATCACTAGGAGTAGTAGCTTGTCTATTTTTCAGCTCTACCTATATCCTGAACAGCTTTCTTTCTGCTAAGGGTGGACATTGGGCCTGGACAACTGGCCTACGTTCATTTTTTCTGATGCTCATGCTGATGGCTTTGCTGGCAGCAAAGGGACAGCTGGTGCACCTTTTGAAAGCAATTCGCCAAAACCTGCAAGTATGGCTGGTGTGGGGAAGTATTGCATTTGGTTTAGCTTACTATTTTTTAACATATGCAGCTTCTTTCGGGCCTGGTTGGTTGGTGGCAGGTGTTTTCCAGTTTACGATAGTAGCGGGTATACTTCTCTCCCCTTTTCTGTATAAAGACCACCGTGCAAAAATCCCCATGAAGGCACTACTCCTGTCGATGCTGATTATGGTGGGCATTGCTTGTATGCAGTGGAGCCAGAAGAATGGCAGCTATACTTCGCAACAATTGTGGGCATGTGTAAGCTTGGTGATGCTGGCGGCATTTGTGTGGCCTCTGGCCAACCGTAAGCTGTTACTGCATGCAGAGGAAAGCGGACATAATCTAACTGCCATCCAAAGAGTAGCTGGTACCGCCATAGGTAGTTTGCCTGTACAGCTTATAATGATGCTATACGGTTACAGCCAGTCGGGAATTCCTGGGCAGGAACAGCTGTTAGCAGTGCTTACCATATCCCTGAGCTCCGGTTTAGTAGGCTGTATTCTATTCTTTAAAGCCATGCACTTAGCCCGCCATGATGCTGCCTCACTAGCTGCCGTGGAAGCTACGCAGTCCATTGAAATACTGGCTACGGTTGTCGGTGAAGTACTGCTCCTTGGCATTGCATGGCCGAACATGACAGGAAATATTGGGATGGTGCTGATAATTTTTGGACTGGTACTTTACAGCATGCCAGCAAGAAGAAAAACTTTACAGATACCCAGGCCATTAGCTTGA